A window of the Egibacter rhizosphaerae genome harbors these coding sequences:
- a CDS encoding NfeD family protein gives MIGFLIIGVIGLALLLVSALLGEILDGVFDALDIGGGGLLSGPVIGAFLAAFGFGGALTMNATEVGVPGGALAGLGSGIVVGGIAFGITRSLMRMPTDETMRTSDLVGATGVVVTPIPEGSFGEVNVQHLGQTVKYNARANRTIDVGTPIEVTTVLSSSALLVKRLDDS, from the coding sequence TTGATCGGGTTCCTCATCATCGGGGTGATCGGGCTTGCCCTCCTGCTCGTGTCCGCGCTGCTGGGCGAGATCCTGGACGGGGTCTTCGACGCGCTCGACATCGGCGGGGGCGGGTTGTTGTCCGGCCCGGTCATCGGGGCGTTCCTGGCCGCCTTCGGGTTCGGTGGCGCTCTCACGATGAACGCGACGGAGGTCGGCGTTCCTGGCGGGGCGCTCGCGGGACTCGGCAGCGGCATCGTGGTGGGCGGCATCGCCTTCGGGATCACCCGCAGCCTCATGCGCATGCCGACCGACGAGACGATGCGCACCTCGGATCTCGTCGGCGCCACCGGCGTGGTGGTCACCCCGATCCCCGAGGGCTCGTTCGGCGAGGTGAACGTGCAACACCTCGGCCAGACGGTGAAGTACAACGCCCGCGCGAACCGGACCATCGACGTCGGCACGCCGATCGAGGTCACCACGGTGCTGTCGAGCTCCGCACTCCTCGTCAAGCGGCTCGACGACTCCTAG
- a CDS encoding EAL domain-containing protein — MSPYLVIALVAAALPLGALLGLLLRTPARDPRAMDGTAPMSPAEGRAALRAHASDPPPRAALLIATIRPTSAVPDDVDGEFAPDIASFARRLTARFSPELTFRLGQQEFAVLIEPAGTTEAQETAQLILRVAGQSRMSGLVQVGFALATKGRDLWGDAAAAAEEARQRGSGAVVGHDEIRETAVTVTREDLERVGTLLTDRRMAISYQPLVSLDRQRLIGFEALSRPSSRYGFDGPAQAFAAAARLGQAADLDALCREAVLDDGPGFEMPAGTLLFLNISPSALHHPSLQGLTPIRAVERAGLSPERVVFELTSPSTVDPQVVAEGAAALARKGFKISIDDLGAPNAGVEWLGVVHADFLKIDASLLAKAGDEERFRALVRAICVVAEHTGATVIGEGIESREMLSLARSLPGQESRPLQLHGGQGYHLGEPKPQPVDPRRTHPVAAEA; from the coding sequence ATGAGTCCCTACCTGGTGATCGCCCTGGTGGCCGCGGCGCTACCTCTCGGCGCGCTGCTGGGTCTGCTGCTGCGCACTCCTGCGCGGGACCCCCGCGCCATGGACGGGACTGCGCCGATGTCACCAGCCGAGGGACGCGCCGCGCTCCGGGCGCACGCGAGCGATCCCCCGCCGCGCGCGGCCCTGCTCATCGCCACGATTCGGCCGACGAGCGCCGTGCCGGATGACGTGGACGGCGAGTTCGCCCCCGACATTGCGTCGTTCGCTCGGCGGCTCACCGCGCGCTTCAGCCCCGAACTGACCTTCCGGCTGGGCCAGCAGGAATTCGCCGTCCTCATCGAGCCCGCGGGCACGACCGAGGCCCAGGAGACCGCCCAACTGATCCTCCGCGTCGCGGGACAGTCCCGCATGTCCGGTCTGGTCCAGGTCGGTTTCGCGTTGGCGACGAAGGGTCGGGACCTCTGGGGCGATGCCGCCGCGGCTGCCGAGGAGGCCCGCCAGCGCGGGTCCGGGGCGGTCGTCGGGCACGACGAGATCCGCGAGACGGCGGTGACCGTCACTCGTGAGGACCTCGAACGCGTCGGCACCCTGCTCACCGACCGCCGGATGGCGATCAGCTACCAGCCCCTGGTGTCGTTGGACCGCCAGCGGCTGATCGGGTTCGAGGCGTTGAGCCGTCCGTCGAGCCGGTACGGGTTCGACGGCCCGGCGCAGGCCTTCGCGGCGGCCGCCCGCCTCGGTCAGGCCGCCGACCTCGACGCGCTCTGCCGCGAGGCCGTGCTCGACGACGGTCCCGGGTTCGAGATGCCCGCCGGGACGCTCCTGTTCCTGAACATCTCCCCCTCAGCACTGCATCACCCGTCGCTGCAGGGTCTCACCCCGATCCGCGCGGTCGAACGCGCCGGCCTCTCCCCCGAGCGCGTCGTCTTCGAGCTGACCAGCCCCAGTACCGTCGACCCGCAGGTCGTGGCCGAAGGTGCGGCGGCCCTGGCGCGCAAGGGCTTCAAGATCAGCATCGATGACCTCGGTGCACCGAACGCCGGTGTCGAGTGGCTCGGCGTTGTCCACGCCGACTTCCTCAAGATCGACGCGTCGCTGCTGGCCAAGGCAGGAGACGAGGAACGGTTCCGCGCGCTCGTCCGCGCGATCTGCGTCGTCGCGGAGCACACCGGGGCGACCGTGATCGGCGAGGGGATCGAGAGCCGCGAGATGCTCAGCCTCGCGCGCAGCCTGCCCGGCCAGGAGTCACGGCCGCTGCAGCTGCACGGCGGGCAGGGCTACCACCTCGGCGAACCCAAGCCGCAGCCGGTCGATCCCCGGCGGACCCACCCCGTGGCCGCCGAGGCCTGA
- a CDS encoding arginine deiminase gives MDSEVGRLREVIVHRPDLELRRLTPANKDELLFDELVWVAKAQEEHDAFVEVLTGEGVRVRSLHRLLVEVLADGAVRDEAVALRATVDACGVELVERVRRHLAELERDELATRLVGGVTVDEVPGAREGFVGGVLGGTAFLVPPLPNAVFTRDPSAWVGGGVVLSPMQRPARQDERALWQLVYHHHPDFAGLAAATWYGGDDRPGFPATLEGGDVLVLSDRLVAIGLSERTHPVAVENLAARLFAADVVDEVLAVDLPKSRGTMHLDTVLTVVDTDAVVLWPRVRELATLYRIRPAPDGGPMRVHRESDLDAALARGLGVDAVRVITTGEDEVAADREQWDDGNNTLAVRPGTVVAYERNVDTNRRLTDAGIEVLEIPGSELPRGRGGPRCMSCPVVRDPVR, from the coding sequence GTGGACAGCGAGGTCGGCCGCCTGCGAGAGGTCATCGTGCACCGGCCGGACCTCGAGCTGCGGCGCTTGACCCCGGCGAACAAGGACGAGTTGCTGTTCGACGAGCTCGTCTGGGTCGCCAAGGCGCAGGAGGAGCACGACGCGTTCGTCGAGGTGCTCACCGGGGAGGGCGTCCGTGTTCGGTCGCTCCATCGGCTGCTGGTCGAGGTGCTCGCCGATGGGGCCGTGCGCGACGAGGCCGTGGCACTGCGAGCCACGGTGGACGCCTGCGGCGTCGAGCTCGTCGAACGTGTGCGGCGGCACCTCGCGGAGCTGGAGCGGGACGAGCTGGCGACGCGGTTGGTCGGCGGCGTCACTGTCGACGAGGTCCCCGGCGCCCGCGAAGGGTTCGTCGGGGGTGTCCTCGGGGGCACGGCCTTCCTCGTTCCGCCGCTGCCGAACGCGGTGTTCACGCGCGACCCGTCCGCGTGGGTGGGTGGGGGCGTCGTCCTCTCGCCGATGCAGCGCCCCGCCCGTCAGGACGAGCGTGCGCTCTGGCAGTTGGTCTACCACCACCATCCCGACTTCGCGGGCCTGGCCGCGGCCACGTGGTACGGGGGCGACGACCGGCCGGGGTTCCCGGCCACGCTCGAGGGCGGCGACGTCCTCGTGCTGTCCGACCGGCTCGTGGCGATCGGATTGTCCGAGCGCACCCACCCCGTGGCGGTCGAGAACCTCGCCGCGCGCCTGTTCGCCGCCGACGTCGTCGATGAGGTGCTCGCCGTGGACCTGCCGAAGTCGCGGGGGACGATGCACCTGGACACGGTGCTGACCGTGGTCGACACCGACGCCGTCGTGCTGTGGCCGCGGGTGCGGGAGCTCGCGACGCTCTACCGCATCCGTCCGGCTCCCGACGGCGGCCCGATGCGCGTACACCGCGAGTCCGATCTCGACGCCGCCCTCGCCCGCGGTCTGGGTGTCGACGCGGTGCGGGTCATCACCACGGGCGAGGACGAGGTGGCGGCCGACCGGGAGCAGTGGGACGACGGCAACAACACGCTCGCCGTCCGACCGGGGACGGTCGTGGCCTACGAGCGCAACGTCGACACGAACCGGCGCCTCACCGATGCCGGCATCGAGGTGCTCGAGATCCCCGGCTCCGAGCTGCCGCGGGGTCGGGGAGGACCCCGTTGTATGTCGTGTCCCGTGGTGCGTGATCCCGTGCGCTGA
- a CDS encoding GGDEF domain-containing protein, translating to MITSSMSRGVLLVGTGVILVQALIQALLPGIPAQAHLSVVLWLTAGAVMLSARWHTPRPRLPFVALAAGLASAAAGYGIEAWVVPDRGPTGILGPVLVGLHLVTGACYLVAITIVVALRRPRGGHDGLIDAAAIVLAALLLGWQFGAAPGAGGSAGLSVPLVGSGSALGAVGSGSALGAVGSGSALGAVGSVSALVALAMCAVTWRLAFRAGEAAPVLLRLVAASALFAVGAGAQMLLSLDGALELIVDAARRGPGVLIASAVLHPAIRILTKREEGSARPVTPWRMLLLGAALLVLPALLVVQAVQFDARSSEVLPLAAGATALTALVLWRLGRLVVERERLRTDLQRREARFRELALYDSLTRLASRYQLMARLEALVAEVPAGAVGGTVAFVDLDAFKPVNDRYGHEVGDRVLCTVAERLSALVREGDTVSRLGGDEFILVCRDVATPAEAERLRYRLADALAVPAMLDGVEVPLSASVGLAMLHGGDDPEALIQRADTAMYEEKSAQRRGGGGIPTVAQAPS from the coding sequence TTGATCACGTCGTCGATGTCGAGGGGCGTGCTCCTCGTGGGCACCGGCGTGATCCTCGTGCAGGCGCTCATCCAGGCCCTCCTGCCGGGGATACCGGCCCAGGCGCACCTGAGCGTGGTGTTGTGGCTGACCGCTGGCGCGGTGATGCTCAGTGCCCGGTGGCACACCCCACGCCCGCGTCTGCCGTTCGTCGCGCTGGCGGCAGGGCTCGCCTCCGCGGCGGCCGGGTACGGGATCGAAGCGTGGGTCGTCCCCGACCGTGGGCCCACCGGGATCCTCGGGCCCGTCCTCGTGGGCCTCCACCTCGTCACGGGTGCCTGCTACCTCGTGGCCATCACCATCGTCGTGGCCCTGCGCCGCCCGCGGGGCGGGCACGACGGCCTGATCGATGCCGCCGCCATCGTCCTCGCGGCCTTGTTGCTCGGGTGGCAGTTCGGTGCTGCCCCGGGTGCGGGGGGATCCGCGGGCCTGTCCGTCCCGTTGGTGGGCTCGGGGAGTGCCCTGGGGGCGGTGGGCTCGGGGAGTGCCCTGGGGGCGGTGGGCTCGGGGAGTGCCCTGGGGGCGGTGGGCTCGGTCAGTGCCTTGGTGGCGCTCGCGATGTGCGCGGTCACATGGCGCCTCGCGTTCCGTGCCGGGGAGGCGGCGCCCGTGCTGCTCCGGCTGGTCGCGGCCTCCGCGCTGTTCGCGGTCGGGGCCGGCGCCCAGATGCTCCTGAGCCTGGACGGCGCCCTCGAGCTAATCGTCGACGCGGCCCGTCGCGGTCCCGGGGTGCTCATCGCTTCCGCCGTGCTGCATCCCGCGATCCGCATCCTCACGAAGCGTGAGGAGGGCTCCGCGCGGCCCGTCACGCCCTGGCGGATGCTGCTGCTCGGCGCAGCGTTGCTCGTGCTCCCGGCCTTGCTGGTGGTCCAGGCGGTCCAGTTCGACGCGCGCAGCTCCGAGGTCCTGCCGCTCGCTGCCGGCGCGACCGCGCTGACGGCTCTGGTCCTGTGGCGTCTCGGTCGGCTCGTCGTGGAGCGTGAGCGGCTCCGTACGGATCTCCAGCGCCGCGAGGCGAGGTTCCGGGAGCTCGCGCTGTACGACAGCCTCACCCGGCTCGCCAGCCGGTACCAGCTGATGGCCCGCCTGGAGGCCCTCGTGGCCGAGGTGCCGGCGGGCGCGGTCGGGGGCACGGTCGCGTTCGTGGACCTCGACGCGTTCAAGCCCGTGAACGACCGCTACGGCCACGAGGTCGGCGACCGGGTGCTGTGCACCGTGGCGGAGCGGCTGAGTGCGCTCGTGCGTGAGGGTGACACGGTGAGCCGCCTCGGCGGCGACGAGTTCATCCTGGTCTGCCGTGACGTCGCGACGCCGGCAGAGGCCGAGCGGCTCCGCTACCGTCTCGCGGACGCCCTTGCCGTCCCTGCGATGCTCGATGGCGTCGAGGTGCCGCTCTCGGCCAGCGTCGGGCTGGCGATGCTCCACGGGGGCGACGATCCCGAGGCCCTGATTCAGCGTGCCGACACCGCGATGTACGAGGAGAAGTCCGCGCAGCGCCGGGGAGGTGGCGGCATCCCGACGGTGGCTCAGGCTCCCTCGTAG
- the greA gene encoding transcription elongation factor GreA codes for MSDDPVWLSQEAYDRLVAELEHLKTEGRREASEAIEKAREHGDLKENAEYDVAKDEQGKMELRIRQLEDMLARAEVGDAPEGDVVAAGTVVTTVDSDGDRDEYLLGSIEDKAEGLRVISTGSPLGKALLGARVGDTVTYDAPAGELSIKVEDVRPYEGA; via the coding sequence GTGAGCGACGATCCTGTGTGGCTGTCCCAGGAAGCGTACGACCGGCTCGTCGCCGAGCTCGAGCACCTCAAGACCGAGGGCCGTCGCGAAGCCTCGGAGGCCATCGAGAAGGCCCGCGAGCACGGCGACCTGAAGGAGAACGCCGAGTACGACGTCGCCAAGGACGAGCAGGGCAAGATGGAGCTGCGCATCCGCCAGCTCGAAGACATGCTCGCGCGCGCGGAGGTCGGCGACGCCCCTGAAGGCGACGTCGTGGCCGCGGGCACGGTCGTCACCACCGTCGACAGCGACGGCGACCGCGACGAGTATCTGCTCGGCAGCATCGAGGACAAGGCCGAGGGGCTGCGGGTGATCTCGACCGGCTCGCCGCTGGGCAAGGCGCTGCTCGGTGCCCGGGTCGGGGACACGGTGACCTACGACGCTCCCGCCGGCGAACTCTCCATCAAGGTCGAGGACGTCCGTCCCTACGAGGGAGCCTGA
- a CDS encoding DNA-formamidopyrimidine glycosylase family protein has protein sequence MPELPELQAHAERLTSRVGGATLRAVEPLSFTALKTVTPSPDAAVGEPLDRVARRGKYLLLLHPSAVAVVHLMQGGRLRVGGSTARRPKGGLVRWRFDDAPQLLLTEPGTERRAGVWVLPPEAVMAEEVEPLAGLGPDADAMTVEELGARLRARRARVHTALRDQSVVAGVGRRLANEVCHRAGCSPFAGTANLDASMVDRLHTALEEVIAEGLAEERARDDFGRAADRTSAVHGRTGEPCPVCGDVVREVAYRAYTVHYCAGCQTGGKVLADNTYSRLGIDRDPGETAPG, from the coding sequence ATGCCGGAGCTACCGGAGCTGCAGGCGCACGCCGAGCGGCTCACCTCGCGGGTGGGGGGCGCGACGCTGCGGGCGGTCGAGCCGTTGTCGTTCACCGCGCTGAAGACGGTGACGCCGTCCCCGGACGCGGCGGTGGGGGAGCCGTTGGATCGGGTTGCCCGCCGCGGCAAGTACCTGCTGCTGCTACATCCGTCGGCGGTCGCCGTCGTCCACCTGATGCAGGGCGGGAGGCTGCGCGTCGGGGGCTCCACCGCCCGACGGCCCAAGGGCGGGCTCGTGAGGTGGCGCTTCGACGACGCCCCGCAGTTGTTGTTGACGGAGCCGGGCACCGAGCGCCGCGCGGGGGTCTGGGTCCTCCCGCCGGAGGCGGTGATGGCAGAGGAGGTCGAGCCGCTCGCCGGTCTCGGGCCGGACGCGGACGCGATGACCGTCGAAGAACTCGGGGCGAGGCTGCGCGCCCGCCGAGCGCGGGTGCACACCGCGCTGCGGGATCAGTCGGTGGTGGCCGGGGTGGGTCGCCGGCTCGCGAACGAGGTCTGCCACCGCGCGGGTTGCTCGCCGTTCGCGGGCACCGCGAACCTCGACGCATCGATGGTGGACCGGCTCCACACGGCCCTCGAGGAGGTCATCGCCGAGGGCCTCGCCGAGGAGCGTGCCCGCGACGACTTCGGGCGCGCCGCCGACCGCACGAGCGCGGTGCACGGTCGGACGGGCGAACCGTGCCCGGTGTGCGGTGACGTCGTCCGGGAGGTCGCCTACCGCGCCTACACGGTCCACTACTGCGCGGGATGTCAGACCGGGGGGAAGGTGCTCGCGGACAACACGTACTCGCGTCTCGGCATCGATCGCGATCCGGGAGAGACCGCGCCGGGTTAG
- the uppS gene encoding polyprenyl diphosphate synthase, with protein sequence MRDLLYRLYERRLAAGLDVLPRHVALILDGNRRFARERGLGDPSEGHRLGARKVDELVEWCHELDIPYVTLWLLSTENLQRDENEVANLLEVIGQTVDRLVARSSQRGIQITPVGALDGLPDPLRRVLKHAQEATADGDRLHVQVAVGYGGRQEIVDALRGVLHSRLAAGDDLGTVAGDLTLEEVADHLYTTGLPDPDLIIRTSGELRLSGFLLWQSVHSEFHFCDAYWPEFRKTDFLRALRDYASRERRFGS encoded by the coding sequence ATGCGTGACCTCCTCTACCGTCTCTATGAGCGTCGCCTCGCGGCTGGGCTCGACGTGCTGCCGCGCCATGTCGCGCTCATCCTCGACGGGAACCGGAGGTTCGCCCGGGAACGCGGCCTCGGCGATCCGAGCGAGGGACATCGACTCGGCGCCCGCAAGGTCGACGAGCTCGTCGAGTGGTGCCACGAGCTCGACATCCCGTACGTCACGCTCTGGCTCCTGTCGACCGAGAACCTGCAGCGGGACGAGAACGAGGTCGCGAACCTGCTGGAGGTCATCGGGCAGACGGTGGATCGCCTCGTCGCCCGCAGCTCCCAACGGGGGATCCAGATCACGCCGGTGGGCGCGCTCGACGGTCTGCCCGACCCCCTTCGACGGGTGCTCAAGCACGCTCAGGAAGCGACCGCCGACGGCGATCGGCTGCACGTGCAGGTGGCGGTCGGCTACGGGGGCCGTCAGGAGATCGTGGATGCGCTCCGCGGGGTGCTGCACAGCCGCCTCGCCGCGGGCGACGACCTGGGGACGGTGGCCGGCGACCTGACCCTCGAGGAGGTCGCCGACCACCTCTACACCACCGGCTTGCCCGACCCCGACCTCATCATCCGCACTTCCGGCGAGTTGCGGCTCTCGGGATTCCTGCTCTGGCAGTCGGTCCACAGCGAGTTCCACTTCTGCGACGCGTACTGGCCGGAGTTTCGCAAGACCGACTTCCTGCGCGCGCTGCGCGACTACGCGTCCCGGGAGCGCCGGTTCGGTTCCTGA
- a CDS encoding aminotransferase class III-fold pyridoxal phosphate-dependent enzyme, with the protein MQGAGSVVLRVLEAARSSRVGRAAGLAPNDPTPEATLAEWLTALSPFGAAGRGNGGTWLATDRRSALEGAVRLARLATGRHQVVTWWDAQEAAAHRVRPDGGTDGGSPGDEASPLLIRGVLEHAGDLGAVVVAASDPALRRTSPWFWHRLHTACRSHGAPLIVDGSEACLGRTGHLFASEPLAGLADLFITGEALGGGESHLAAVTAGPAILRAASEAGEPAHGALIRDSSTNHLESPVTRVPVHPAAPPQRAASVGLATLDVIAEEGLSERAAELGVWWGAELTDVAERHPHVEDVVGDGLLWALMLAPRGSCTDSGSPAEAVRRAAWGRGLSCGVANDRMVTLAPPLTVMAAELHRASDIVDVALRAVARAPGGSE; encoded by the coding sequence ATGCAGGGCGCCGGGTCCGTGGTGCTACGCGTGCTGGAGGCCGCTCGATCGTCCCGTGTGGGGCGCGCGGCCGGCCTGGCCCCGAACGATCCGACCCCTGAGGCGACACTGGCCGAATGGCTCACGGCCCTGAGCCCTTTCGGCGCCGCGGGGCGGGGGAACGGTGGCACCTGGCTCGCGACGGATCGTCGGAGCGCCCTCGAGGGCGCGGTGCGGCTCGCTCGGCTGGCCACGGGTCGCCACCAGGTCGTGACGTGGTGGGACGCACAGGAGGCGGCGGCTCACAGGGTCCGCCCGGATGGCGGGACAGACGGCGGTTCACCCGGTGACGAGGCCTCCCCGCTCTTGATACGAGGTGTCCTCGAGCACGCGGGCGACCTGGGGGCGGTGGTGGTCGCAGCCTCGGACCCGGCCCTGCGGCGCACCAGCCCGTGGTTCTGGCACCGCTTGCACACTGCCTGCCGGTCGCATGGCGCCCCGTTGATCGTCGACGGGTCCGAGGCGTGCCTCGGCAGAACCGGCCACCTTTTCGCGAGTGAGCCGCTCGCTGGCCTGGCGGACCTCTTCATCACCGGGGAGGCACTGGGGGGAGGGGAGTCCCACCTTGCGGCCGTGACCGCCGGGCCCGCGATCCTCCGGGCCGCGTCCGAGGCCGGGGAGCCCGCCCATGGCGCATTGATCCGCGATTCCTCGACCAACCACCTCGAGTCTCCGGTGACAAGGGTGCCTGTGCATCCGGCCGCCCCGCCCCAGCGGGCCGCCTCGGTCGGGCTGGCGACGCTGGACGTCATCGCCGAGGAAGGGCTGTCCGAACGTGCTGCCGAGCTCGGGGTCTGGTGGGGGGCCGAACTGACGGACGTCGCCGAGCGCCACCCGCACGTGGAAGACGTCGTCGGGGACGGCCTGCTGTGGGCCCTGATGCTCGCACCCCGCGGGTCATGCACCGACAGCGGATCACCGGCTGAAGCCGTTCGCCGTGCCGCATGGGGGCGCGGACTCTCCTGCGGGGTCGCCAACGACCGCATGGTGACGCTGGCTCCGCCGCTGACCGTGATGGCTGCGGAGCTCCACCGGGCCTCGGACATCGTCGACGTCGCGCTCCGGGCGGTGGCCCGGGCTCCCGGGGGGAGTGAATGA
- a CDS encoding PhoH family protein has translation MAAPATIPDEAGGRSAGPSVTYVLDTCVLLADPGALHRFDEHEVVLPLVVVEELDGQKARLDEVGRNARAAVREIEQLRVGSATGLREAVDLPTGGSLRVEGNHVDATLPAYLDPAKPDHRILSVALELGGVLVTKDGALRIKASQLGVATEDYRADTVHVDEHYIGTVDLAVDSGTLDQLHREGKVALDPGLVPGEGLWRNQYLILRAGPSASGLARVIESDEGGITIERVPGSPRAFGVTPRDVRQTFALDLLTDPDVPCASVMGIAGTGKTFLALAAGLEQVVEQGAYRRLSIYRPLVAVGRQEVGYLPGALEEKLEPWMAAVHDNLYALFRRDEPGEGAWDGPTGGIDGAVDALLARGQLEMAAITYLRGRSITDEFVIIDEAQNLELSTLKVILTRMGAGSKVVFCGDLSQVDNPYISPHGGMSALIETLKGSDLFGHVSLQKGVRSPLAELAATTF, from the coding sequence ATGGCCGCGCCCGCGACGATTCCCGACGAGGCGGGCGGCCGCTCGGCCGGCCCCTCGGTCACGTACGTCCTGGACACCTGCGTCCTGCTCGCCGATCCGGGCGCCCTCCACCGCTTCGACGAGCACGAGGTCGTCCTGCCCCTCGTGGTGGTCGAGGAACTGGACGGGCAGAAGGCGCGCCTCGACGAGGTGGGTCGCAACGCGCGTGCGGCCGTGCGCGAGATCGAGCAGCTGCGTGTGGGCAGCGCGACCGGGCTGCGCGAGGCGGTCGACCTGCCGACGGGGGGCAGTCTGCGGGTCGAGGGCAACCACGTCGACGCGACCCTTCCCGCCTACCTGGACCCGGCCAAGCCCGACCACCGCATCCTGTCCGTCGCCCTCGAGCTCGGCGGGGTCCTCGTCACGAAGGACGGGGCGCTGCGGATCAAGGCGAGCCAGCTCGGGGTGGCGACCGAGGACTACCGCGCCGACACCGTCCACGTCGATGAGCACTACATCGGTACGGTCGACCTCGCCGTCGACAGCGGCACGCTCGACCAGCTGCACCGCGAGGGCAAGGTCGCGCTCGATCCGGGGCTCGTGCCGGGCGAGGGACTGTGGCGCAACCAGTACCTGATTCTCCGCGCCGGACCGTCGGCCAGCGGGCTCGCGCGGGTGATCGAGTCCGACGAGGGCGGCATCACGATCGAGCGCGTGCCCGGCAGCCCGCGGGCCTTCGGCGTGACGCCGCGCGACGTGCGCCAGACGTTCGCCCTCGACCTGCTCACCGACCCCGACGTGCCGTGTGCCTCGGTGATGGGCATCGCCGGCACGGGGAAGACGTTCCTCGCCCTCGCCGCCGGGCTCGAGCAGGTCGTCGAGCAGGGCGCGTACCGCCGGCTGTCGATCTACCGCCCGCTCGTGGCGGTCGGACGGCAGGAGGTGGGGTACCTGCCCGGCGCGCTCGAGGAGAAGCTCGAGCCGTGGATGGCCGCGGTGCACGACAACCTGTACGCGCTGTTCCGCCGCGACGAGCCGGGGGAGGGCGCCTGGGACGGGCCCACCGGGGGCATCGACGGCGCCGTCGACGCGTTGCTGGCCCGCGGCCAGCTCGAGATGGCCGCGATCACCTACCTGCGGGGGCGATCGATCACCGACGAGTTCGTCATCATCGACGAGGCACAGAACCTGGAGCTCTCGACGCTGAAGGTCATCCTGACCCGCATGGGCGCGGGCTCGAAGGTCGTGTTCTGCGGCGATCTGTCGCAGGTCGACAACCCCTACATCAGCCCGCACGGGGGCATGTCCGCGCTGATCGAGACGCTCAAGGGCAGCGACCTGTTCGGCCACGTGAGCCTGCAGAAGGGCGTACGCTCGCCACTGGCCGAGCTCGCGGCGACGACGTTCTAG
- a CDS encoding ATP-binding cassette domain-containing protein, whose protein sequence is MTLAVDVGHRLGSFGLTARFEAPAGLTVLFGPSGAGKTLTLRLVAGLTRPQQGRVAIDGTVLSDADSGIMVRARHRRVGMVFQEPLLLPHRSAARNVALAARDTDGDRLPRRDRHAAARSWLERVGAAELADRRPHQLSGGQQQRVALARALVGRPRMLLLDEPFSALDAPVRRRLRELVRTLVETEGLIALFVTHDREEAAELADHVVLARPGAITERHSGHHALAALGDRSGPTG, encoded by the coding sequence GTGACGCTCGCCGTCGACGTCGGCCACCGCCTGGGCTCGTTCGGGTTGACCGCTCGGTTCGAGGCCCCCGCGGGCCTCACCGTCCTCTTCGGACCGTCGGGCGCGGGCAAGACGCTCACGTTGCGACTCGTCGCCGGACTCACGCGTCCACAGCAGGGCCGGGTGGCCATCGACGGCACGGTGCTCAGCGACGCGGACAGCGGGATCATGGTCCGGGCGCGCCACCGACGTGTCGGGATGGTCTTCCAGGAGCCGCTCCTGCTCCCCCATCGCAGTGCCGCCCGCAACGTCGCGTTGGCCGCCCGCGACACCGACGGCGACCGCCTCCCCCGCCGGGACCGTCACGCGGCCGCCCGCTCGTGGCTCGAGCGCGTGGGGGCGGCCGAGCTCGCCGACCGCCGCCCCCATCAACTGTCGGGAGGGCAGCAACAGCGCGTCGCGCTCGCCCGAGCACTCGTCGGGCGCCCACGAATGCTCCTGCTCGACGAGCCGTTCAGCGCCCTCGACGCCCCGGTGCGACGGCGACTGCGCGAGCTCGTCCGCACGCTCGTCGAGACCGAAGGGCTGATCGCGCTGTTCGTTACCCACGACCGGGAAGAGGCCGCCGAGCTGGCCGACCACGTGGTCCTTGCCCGGCCCGGCGCGATCACCGAGCGCCACAGCGGCCACCACGCACTGGCGGCGCTCGGCGATCGCAGCGGGCCCACCGGCTAG